A single region of the Fusarium fujikuroi IMI 58289 draft genome, chromosome FFUJ_chr05 genome encodes:
- a CDS encoding probable prolidase: MAPPITPPKPVCGEQRPQARERRSMSYEFVLEDEFDALCVEVKKSDDDCGGKSSSGNKYPAKLHARKVVKELGVTDGLIYLPGEPTRLYEDSDQSPPFKQRRYFYYMTGVDFPDCAVTYEIAMDRLTLWIPYAEPRQVLYHGPTPDAAEAMRKYDVDDVRYTAQLSKFLHGQLRPEKTLYVLHSDQAPKLTDRPRGQTQINCSKLRPAMDEARVIKTEYEVALIRRASRISAAAHRAVAERLLTMRNEQDVEAVLLAACTSRGAHAQAYPIIAGAGVNASILHYGANNQPLEGKQLIVVDAGCEYQCYASDITRTLPVNGSFSKEASAIYSIVQRMQEECIARVRPGTVYYELQLHASDVALQGLRKLGLLKGNFEEIQKAGTVAAFFPHGLGHHVGLEVHDVTGHERLLMRDNFHVEGGKREMVTATALVAMHRMASSSPPTKPRQSLQPNMIVTIEPGIYFCRPFIEGYFLNNPSHAKFINKDFLETYYPVGGVRIEDDILVTPGGYENLTSAAPKGDEMLDVINGSFEKI, translated from the exons ATGGCACCGCCGATAACGCCGCCGAAGCCCGTCTGCGGGGAGCAGAGGCCTCAAGCACGTGAAAGAAGGTCGATGAGCTACGAGTTTGTGCTTGAGGATGAATTTGATGCGCT ATGTGTTGAGGTAAAGAAGAGTGACGATGACTGTGGCGGTAAAAGCAGCAGCGGTAACAAGTATCCCG CCAAACTCCATGCGCGCAAGGTCGTCAAAGAGCTCGGTGTTACTGATGGACTCATCTATCTTCCTGGGGAGCCTACACGCCTCTATGAGGACTCAGACCAGTCGCCTCCTTTCAAGCAACGCAGATA CTTCTATTACATGACTGGCGTTGACTTTCCCGACTGTGCCGTCACTTACGAAATCGCCATGGATCGTCTCACCCTCTGGATCCCTTACGCTGAGCCGCGACAGGTCTTGTATCACGGCCCAACTCCTGACGCAGCAGAGGCTATGCGCAAATACGACGTCGATGATGTTCGATACACTGCTCAGCTGTCGAAATTCCTTCATGGCCAACTTCGTCCCGAGAAGACCCTCTATGTCCTTCACTCCGATCAGGCCCCCAAGTTGACTGATCGACCACGTGGACAGACCCAGATCAACTGCTCCAAGCTGCGACCTGCCATGGATGAGGCCCGTGTGATCAAGACGGAATATGAAGTTGCACTCATTCGTCGCGCTTCACGTATCTCTGCCGCTGCTCATCGTGCCGTGGCCGAACGTCTCCTCACTATGCGCAATGAGCAAGATGTCGAGGCAGTTCTCCTTGCCGCTTGTACTTCACGTGGTGCTCACGCCCAGGCCTATCCTATTATTGCTGGCGCTGGTGTCAATGCTTCGATTCTACATTACGGAGCTAACAACCAGCCGCTCGAGGGTAAGCAACTGATCGTTGTCGACGCTGGTTGTGAGTACCAATGTTACGCCAGCGACATCACTCGTACTCTTCCTGTCAATGGTTCCTTTTCTAAGGAGGCCTCCGCGATCTACTCCATTGTGCAGCGTATGCAAGAAGAGTGTATAGCACGTGTTCGACCCGGCACTGTCTACTACGAACTTCAGCTCCATGCTAGTGATGTAGCTCTCCAAGGCCTGCGCAAGTTGGGTCTTCTGAAAGGCAACTTTGAGGAGATCCAAAAGGCGGGAACCGTCGCTGCTTTCTTCCCCCACGGTCTCGGTCATcatgttggtcttgaggttcACGATGTCACTGGCCATGAGCGTCTCTTGATGAGAGATAACTTCCACGTCGAGGGTGGTAAGCGTGAGATGGTGACCGCCACGGCTCTGGTGGCCATGCATCGCATGGCTTCATCTTCCCCGCCTACAAAACCAAGACAATCTCTTCAACCCAATATGATTGTGACAATTGAGCCAGGAAT CTACTTCTGCCGCCCTTTTATTGAGGGGTACTTCCTGAACAACCCGTCACATGCCAAGTTCATTAACAAAGACTTCCTCGAAACATACTACCCAGTTGGTGGTGTTCGCATCGAAGATGACATCCTTGTCACACCCGGTGGCTATGAGAACTTGACCTCTGCTGCCCCCAAGGGTGACGAGATGCTTGATGTGATCAACGGCAGCTTTGAGAAGATTTAA
- a CDS encoding related to transcriptional activator Mut3p: MPPDVGDNDAGQSAHDWHDDAPSPSASIKSDNDLDEDGNPQPGASSQPIQKRRRVTRACDECRRKKIKCDGKQPCTHCSVYSYECTYDKPSNRRRNPAPQYIEALESRLQRAESLLHKFMPDVDLADPNLDPAIQQEFRNRENARAQASKARQPPPPPPQPEQNEAHLTSMIDSVGQLDIDEKGSLEFHGNSSGAVFLKRMKDHFRGMLGSSSKAPFLPRAERPAGLESPSLSSVGTPFSTAPSYPELPPKDVARKLCYYSLSCATCLVRILHVPTFYEQMDKIYERPLDNLTKDETQYLGLLFSVMSLGCMYNNLDDNDPGSMPYQDATEEGLKYYNAARSVLHDVTDCRDLISLQALLFIILFLQATSNLSSCYSFVGIALRSSLRIGLHRHLQHEKIDPIEQEVRKRVFYVVRQMDIYVSTLLGFPLLLNVDDIDQPFPLEVDDEFITHTGILRPPPGSPSFFQAFNAHSELMEILAKVTKYVYPTKGLGQTAAKDNKPASTYLISYGRIKEIEAELHSWFERLPQHWRPSGEGPIETVRIRHLLRFAYAHVQLVLYRPFLHYVSPRLSQGSKVDELSYACAAAAISVSRNIVHIGLEIRKQRVLSGPYWFMLYTEFFAVLSLVFYATENPEKPGSGEVLADARAGRQMIAALAEKSMSAERVTGALKALFDQLPEQLDAGAIRQAPSKKRPAPTGRPSSVSSHHTPIPASMSSIGTTDFTRASQMSTSSYPTTLSQGTMDLPGGGMTAFQDNTFSANFGDFMSPDLQRSTPESTSSAATSTQRYPYAGQQMGMHNPVNKLDSLMFPSEDPFAYPNQPMMELGFPGKTDQPTTMGDQNQDMQLFLTGTFDDVESQIFGQPPPYMMHQQGQPMMSAPSHQPMFASPSAIMGMQPGQPMMQQRRPVSQTHAIHQGHAMSNRRAHAQRHQERQIQQMFTEQGMQADWGGFFGSGRGGFQGM; encoded by the exons ATGCCTCCGGACGTCGGTGACAACGACGCTGGCCAGTCGGCTCACGACTGGCACGATGACGCTCCGTCGCCATCAGCGAGCATCAAGTCCGACAACGATCTTGACGAAGACGGCAACCCACAACCCGGCGCGTCATCCCAACCGATTCAGAAGCGACGACGAGTAACGCGCGCATGCGATGAATGTCGAcggaagaagatcaagtgtGACGGCAAGCAACCATGCACGCACTGCTCCGTCTATAGTTATG AATGCACGTACGATAAACCTTCAAACAGGAGAAGAAACCCGGCCCCACAGTACATCGAAGCCCTGGAAAGTCGACTGCAACGCGCCGAGTCTCTACTTCACAAATTTATGCCCGACGTCGACCTGGCCGACCCGAATCTTGATCCAGCAATTCAGCAAGAATTCCGCAATCGCGAAAATGCTCGTGCCCAAGCCTCCAAGGCTCGAcagcctcctccaccaccaccccaGCCTGAGCAGAATGAAGCCCATCTGACCTCGATGATCGACTCCGTTGGTCAACTTGATATCGACGAGAAGGGAAGTTTGGAATTTCACGGGAACTCCTCAGGCGCTGTGTTCTTGAAACGTATGAAGGATCATTTCCGAGGAATGCTTGGTTCGTCCTCAAAAGCTCCGTTTCTGCCTCGTGCCGAACGACCGGCTGGTCTGGAGTCCCCCTCATTATCTTCAGTCGGAACACCCTTCTCAACAGCTCCAAGCTACCCAGAGCTCCCACCAAAGGATGTTGCCCGGAAGCTGTGTTATTATTCCCTTAGCTGCGCGACATGTCTCGTTCGAATCCTTCACGTTCCCACTTTCTACGAGCAAATGGACAAGATCTACGAACGACCACTGGACAATCTAACCAAGGACGAAACGCAATATCTTGGACTATTATTCTCCGTCATGTCTCTTGGGTGTATGTACAACAATCTCGACGATAATGACCCAGGAAGCATGCCCTATCAAGATGCGACGGAAGAGGGCCTCAAATATTACAATGCTGCGCGATCTGTATTACACGATGTGACCGATTGTCGCGACCTTATTTCACTACAAGCTCTTCTATTCATTATTCTTTTCCTCCAAGCCACCTCGAATCTAAGCAGCTGCTATTCCTTCGTTGGTATTGCACTGCGCTCGTCACTCCGAATAGGCCTTCATCGACACTTGCAGCACGAGAAAATCGATCCGATTGAGCAGGAAGTCAGAAAACGCGTATTCTACGTGGTTCGACAAATGGATATCTACGTTTCTACATTACTTGGCTTTCCGCTCCTCCTTAACGTGGACGATATCGATCAGCCATTCCCTTTGGAAGTTGATGACGAATTTATCACACACACCGGCATTTTACGACCACCGCCTGGATCTCCATCTTTTTTCCAAGCATTCAACGCCCATTCAGAACTCATGGAAATCTTAGCAAAGGTCACGAAATACGTCTATCCAACGAAGGGATTGGGCCAGACCGCTGCAAAAGACAACAAACCTGCCTCTACctatctaattagttatgGCCGCATCAAGGAAATAGAAGCTGAGCTTCATTCTTGGTTTGAAAGGCTACCCCAGCATTGGCGCCCAAGTGGTGAGGGGCCAATTGAGACGGTTCG AATCCGTCATTTGTTAAGATTTGCCTATGCACATGTTCAACTTGTGCTGTACCGACCATTCTTGCACTACGTCTCTCCTCGTCTGAGTCAAGGAAGCAAGGTCGATGAGCTATCATATGCTTGTGCAGCCGCAGCCATCAGCGTCTCTCGTAACATTGTGCACATTGGATTGGAAATCCGCAAACAGCGGGTTCTCAGTGGACCGTACTGGTTCATGTTGTACACTGAGTTCTTTGCCGTCCTGTCACTTGTGTTCTACGCTACAGAAAACCCTGAGAAACCCGGTTCTGGTGAGGTTCTAGCAGATGCTCGAGCTGGTAGACAAATGATTGCAGCACTGGCGGAGAAGAGCATGTCGGCTGAGCGAGTTACCGGTGCCCTCAAG GCTCTATTTGATCAATTACCTGAGCAATTGGATGCTGGAGCGATACGACAAGCGCCTTCAAAGAAGAGACCTGCCCCTACAGGACGGCCTTCCTCTGTTTCATCTCACCATACTCCAATTCCCGCAAGCATGTCCTCAATAGGAACGACGGACTTCACTCGTGCTAGCCAGATGTCAACAAGCTCGTATCCTACAACTTTGTCCCAAGGAACAATGGATCTGCCCGGAGGAGGCATGACAGCCTTCCAAGATAACACTTTCTCAGCCAACTTCGGTGATTTCATGTCCCCCGATTTGCAGCGAAGCACCCCAGAGTCGACCAGCAGCGCAGCGACAAGTACTCAGCGCTACCCCTACGCAGGACAGCAAATGGGTATGCACAACCCTGTCAACAAACTGGACTCGCTCATGTTCCCGTCTGAGGATCCTTTTGCCTATCCAAACCAGCCTATGATGGAATTGGGATTCCCGGGCAAGACAGATCAACCCACCACCATGGGAGACCAAAATCAAGATATGCAACTCTTCTTGACTGGAACTTTCGACGATGTGGAAAGTCAGATCTTTGGACAACCACCGCCCTACATGATGCACCAGCAGGGCCAGCCCATGATGAGTGCACCGAGCCACCAACCGATGTTCGCCAGTCCATCAGCCATAATGGGAATGCAGCCCGGTCAACCGATGATGCAACAACGGCGACCAGTGTCACAAACGCACGCGATCCACCAAGGGCACGCCATGTCAAACCGACGAGCGCACGCACAACGGCATCAAGAAAGGCAAATACAACAAATGTTTACGGAACAGGGCATGCAGGCGGATTGGGGAGGCTTCTTTGGctctggaagaggaggattcCAAGGAATGTAA